One window of Papaver somniferum cultivar HN1 chromosome 9, ASM357369v1, whole genome shotgun sequence genomic DNA carries:
- the LOC113309393 gene encoding uncharacterized protein LOC113309393, whose amino-acid sequence MGSEEVPVSSSLRRRNSFPSSMVLDIPIQLQSSSYPNGDNVSSSLDFELFSFKPSSSSQDDKYTSLKDLMPYSLSAAIQSPTGSMILPCYEISIRNRLVKQAAWAYLQPMSSSPGSSENSIRRMWFRFVNQYVKNPINGCLDYIKRRLIPMVSRVFNRLIGSIWLWGSPGQ is encoded by the coding sequence ATGGGTTCAGAAGAAGTACCAGTTTCATCATCGTTAAGAAGAAGGAATTCATTTCCATCATCAATGGTATTAGATATACCTATTCAGTTACAAAGCTCAAGTTATCCAAACGGAGATAATGTATCATCCTCACTTGATTTTGAGTTATTTTCATTcaaaccatcatcatcatcacaagatGATAAGTATACTTCATTAAAAGATCTAATGCCATATTCACTATCAGCAGCAATTCAATCACCAACTGGTTCAATGATTCTGCCTTGTTATGAGATTTCCATTAGGAATCGTCTTGTTAAGCAAGCAGCTTGGGCTTATTTACAACCTATGTCTTCATCACCAGGTTCTTCAGAAAATTCTATCAGACGGATGTGGTTTAGATTTGTAAATCAGTATGTCAAGAACCCGATTAATGGTTGTTTAGATTATATTAAACGGCGACTGATTCCGATGGTTTCTCGTGTTTTTAATCGATTAATTGGTTCAATTTGGTTATGGGGTAGCCCGGGACAATAA